CAAGAGATGAAAATAAAATGAATCAACTTTTTGAATCGTTTATTAGAAACTTTTACAAAATTGAACAACGGAAATATAAAACAGTAAAAAAGGAAACTATCAAGTGGCAATTTGATAACACAGACAATGAAAATAACAAATATTTGCCACAAATGGAAACTGACATAACTTTAGAAAATGACCAAGAAAAAATCATCATTGATGCCAAGTTTTACCGCGAAACAATGTCAATTCGATATGGTAAGGAAATTATAAAATCAGCCAATCTTTACCAATTATTCGCATATCTTCTGAACCAACAAAACGAGGAATCGAAAACTCTTAACGCAACAGGTATTTTGCTTTACCCAAAAATCACAAATGATTATAATTTAAACTTTCAATACTTGGGGCATAAAATATTGATTAGGACCGTTAACTTACATTCGGATTGGAGAGATATTTCATCACGTTTAAAAGAAATAATTGAACTGGAAAAAGATTCAGAGCCTCAACATTAAACATTCATCCCCCCCTTACCTCACTAATTGGCAGGAGTATTTTTATGTATAGTCCTAACTCCTACAAAAAGGGCATTTTAATGACTTCTGCCGGGAATCTTTTGCCGCGAGCAGCAATTTCTATGCTTGAGCCTGCTTCGCGGAATTCGGGAGATACATAACCCATCCCGATTGGCTTATTGAGAGTAGGAGAGAGATTTCCACTTGTAACGTGCCCGATTTGCGTGTCGCCGGAAAATATTTCGTAACCGTGACGTGGTATGAATTTATCGGCAGCTACCACAAATCCGACCAAATGACGGCTTGGCTTGTTCTCTTTTACTTTCAAAATCACTTCTTTTCCGTTGAAATCACCTTTGTTAATCTTGGTAATCCAACCCAAACCTGCTTCGATTGTGTTTGTAGTATTGTCAATATCATTACCATAGAGGCAGTAGCCTTTTTCGAGTCTCAGCGTGTCTCTGCAACCCAATCCGACAGCTTCTATGCCGTATTCTTTTCCGGCATCCATAAGTGCATCCCAAACCTTTTTGGCAGTGTTCTCATCGCCACCGAAATAAAGCTCGAATCCGAGTTCGCCCGTATAACCTGTGCGGGAAATAATCATATCAACTCCGGCGACTTTGCCCATTTGATAACTGTAGAACTTTTGGTTTTCTTCGCTTATATCCGAATCAGTCAATTTTGACAAAGTATCTCGCGAAAATGGTCCTTGGAGTGCTAAAAGACTGATATCGTCAGATGAATTTTTCAATGTTATATCGAAACCGCTTTTGTTGTCCACGCACCATTGCCAATCTTTGTCAATATTTGCACCATTGACAACGAGCATATACTCGTCGTCGGCAATTTTGTAAACGAGCAAATCATCAACGATTCCGCCGTCTTGGTAGCACATCGCCGAATATTGGACAGCGCCGATAGTAAGTTTGGAAGCGTCATTTGTAGTGATTTTCTGAACGTAGTCTAATGCTTGTGGTCCTTTTACTTCAAATTCGCCCATATGCGAAACATCAAATATGCCGACTTTTTCGCGGATAATATTATGTTCGTGAATGATACCGCCCGGGTATTGAATAGGCATTGTAAAGCCCGCGAATTCTACCATCTTGGCATTGAGCGACTTGTGAATTTCTGTAAATTTTGTAGTCTTAATCATTGTTTTATTACCTCGAATTAATTTTCTTTCAATTTGTACAATTTCAAAACATAAAATTAAGGAATTTTTACCTAACTTCAATCATGTCTTTCATTTTCTCGAATTTCTTGGGTCCTATTCCTTTCACGTCCATAATATCTTCGGGTTTGGAGAATGGGTTTGAAGTTCGGTGCTCGATGATTTTTTCGGCAGTTTTCTCGCCAATTCCGGGCAATCGCATCAATTGTACTCTCGATGCTTTGTTGAGGTCTATCAATTTTACGGAGCCTTTGGATGCAAACACCGACTTATTTTCAGATTTGGCTAAAGTTACTTCTTGTGCCTCTGCAAGCAAATCACTTTCGGGAGCGATTTCATTGACTATCGCCATTTCCTTTACTTCAATACCGACTGCTGAATCACGAAACTGCTCGGTTACGGAACTGATTAATTGCTTTTGCAGCGAATCAATATTATTGGAGCTTTTGTGGTTTGAATTGCCGGATGTTGCATTGAAAATCAACCCGACTGCAAGTCCCGATAGGATAATAAATACGGCAGTAAGCTCCGCACCTGTCATCATTGTGAGGCTTTTGATTTTGCTTTTTATATCCAATAGATTCATTTTGCAGAATGATTTTATCGGAACATCGTTTACTATATTACTAAATTAATAGACTGCTACCATTTATGCAAATAAAATTTCTAATTTTTATAAAAATTTTCATTTTTGATAATCGCATAAACACTATTGATTTGTATTTTTGAATTCTTTTGTTTGTCCATTAATATTTGGACTATATCGTTTATTTGGTATATGAATTCGGAAAAATATGATTAGATTTTTTATTTTGTTGTCAGTGATTGTTATTCTCAGTCTCGAATTGCCGGCTTCGGAAATTAGAGTTGGTAAGATATACATCGAGAGACGTGAGGTGTTTGAACCAAATGACCCTGATTGGTTCTTTCTTTCGCCGTTGATGAATTCGTTGCATACTAGGACTTATGAGTATATCATACGCGACGAATTGTTATTTGCCGAGAACGAAATGACAGACTATGACTATTTGATGGAAACTGAGAGAAATATTAGGGCGATTGGATTATTCACAGATGTAGTATTGGAAGTGGATTCCATCGGTTTTAATTCCTACGACGTATTCATAACTACTAAAGACCGCTGGTCAACATATCCTGCTCTACTTTTTGGAACGGGCGGCGGTGAAGTTAATTATGGTGCGCGGCTCGAAGAACATAATTTTGCAGGTACCGGCACTTACATAGGTGCCGAAGCCTTATATCGGTCTGTGAATGACATAGGCTGGCAGGGCAATTTGAGTTTGTCTCAAAGGCGCTTGTTCCGAAGCGAAATTGGCGGGAATTTCTCATTGACTGCTAATCAATATCGTACAGACCAATTCGCTGCATTGGGCAAACCGTTCAGAACCTTAGATACCAAGTTTTCTTATGGACTTTCATTTGCCAATTCCTTCGGTAGTAATTTTATTTTTAATACAACTGAGGATAAAATTCTCGACCCATTTCATATTCAAGTTGGCAAATTCCAAATATCTCGAGCTTGGATGCGACACGACAGGATTTTTGCAGCAATTGGTGTCGAATTGGACAAAACTGACCGAGGATCGCTCGGAGTAAGGCAAGCATACGATAATTCCGGAAAATTTCTATTGCAATTTTCATCGGTGTCGCAAGATTTTTATACAGTCAGGAAAATAAATTATTACAATCTCGAAGATATGCCGGTTGGTGGCTATGGCTCAGCAACTTTGGGCAAGATTTTCTCTTTGGGTAGAAATGGCGAAAATCTCTTCTATGTTGGTGCACAAGGCGAAATCTCGCGATATAGCGACAATTTATATATGTTTGCTATGATGACAGGAGCGACATCGTTCAAAGGTAGTATTGCAAAATATACCTATCAGGACTTCCTTGGTACTGCATTTTATAAAATTGCCGATGGATTGATATTAACTTCCCGAATTTGGCAACAAACCACATGGAATTGGTTTGCATTCAGGCAACTGATTCTGGATGATTTGCGTGGTTTGCGCGGCTATAGAGCTAATGAATTAGTCGGCGACAACAGATTATTATCGAACACTGAACTACGATGGTTCCCGGATTTACCTTTTTGGATATTCAATTTTTCGGGTGCCATTTTTTATGATATTGGTTCGGTTTGGAAGCGAGAAACTAAGATTACCGATTCAAAATTTCATAGCTCGATTGGTGCAGGCTTTCGTATTCATTTTACGAAATCAGCGTCGCCCAGTCATACTTTTCGAGTTGATTTCGCATATAATATGGACGAAAAGAGATTTGGCGGTATAATATTTTCCACTCGCCAATTATTTTCGGCATTTGGCAATCATGACTATAAATTGCCGACAGTTTTCGGCAGAGATATTGACTTAGAATAATTTTTTAGACTAATTCTACAGATTTGACTTCAGGCAATTGAAGTTGCAAAATCTTCTCGATTCCGCCTTTTAAAGTATAATCTATCGCCGAGCAATGTGCACAAGCTCCGGAGAGACGAACTTTGACAATTCCGTCCTCGAATCCCATAAACTTAATTTTGCCACCGTCGCTTTCTATAAATCCTTTGATGTCATTTTCAATCACATCTTGAATTTTTCGCTTTATATCATTGTCCATTTCTCAGCCTTCTATATCGGTGTCTTCAATTGACTTAATTATCCGAGAAGCGGCAAGTAGGAATGGATAGGGCACAAATATTTTGACAATTGCCAGGTCCCCAACAGTGAACATCCTTGTTGAATCAATCTGAGACATCACATGAACAGGAATTTCGGCACCCTCGATATTTGCAGCAAACATTTCCGCTTCTATTACATTATTGGTAGTATAAACTACTTCCCACTCCTTGTTCTTATCGTATGTGACTTCATTTTCCGAATCGCAAATAGGGCAAATCGAACTCATTTCAATTTCGTTCAAACAATTAGTGCATTTTATTTTTTGTCGCATTATTTTATCAATTTCACTTTTTCAACCTGCAAGATTTCCTCTGTATCGTTGTCCCGAATCATAACAACGAGCGAAAGATTCTTAGGCACCCAGTCTTTTTCTTCAGGAATAGTGAATGATAAATTCTTCTTGATGCTTTGGTTAAGCAGCAAGGGTTCATCGCTGAGTTCAGTTCCCCACGAACCATTCATAGCACTTCTCAAAACGTGCATATGTACGAAATCTTCGACATGAATGTTGGGATAAAGCCTGTCGTCTTGTTGATATTGAATCACACTATCTTCGATGATATATGCCGCGATAAAATGATTGTTCGCTCCCATTGCCAGCGCCTTTACATTTGCTTCGAGGTTAATCGTTTTGCTCGAACCCTCAAATTCCGCAGCTAATTCTAACTTATAGACTGCATCAAGTTGAATTTGAGCCGTAGCTGCGGTTGCCCAAGCTTTCGGGCTTAATAGAAATTGACCGCCAACAGCTTTTCTGTTAATCAAACCATATGGTGTAGCAGGCAGATTGAATCTATTTGCTATATCCTGTCCGGCTTGAGTTAGGAAATTATACTTACGTGATGGAGTAGGTACCGCTAAAGCACCTGCATGAACTGCAATTACAATGACATTGTTAGGGTATAGCTCGACAATTTCGTGAGCTAAGGCTGCTGCTTCAGGGCAATTGCCGCAGCGAAATCCGGTAATATCCTCGATAAGCACTTTCTTCTTAGTCGAATCAATTTCTACAGGAGTGAAATTTTCTTCGTACGGCGGCTCGATTATATCGCATGAATAAAACAGCATGGAAATTAGTATAAGCGACGGAATTATATATTTTAATGTTTTCATTTTTATTCTCCCAAAAATCAATCTAAAATGATGTAGTTAATGATAAAAATAAGCCGTTAGAAGCCGGTACTGCACGGCAAACTCCGCCTACACAAATTATACCGCCGCGTTGTCTGCCAAACCCGACTTGAATGCGAGTAGGACCTGTCAGATAAGCTACCGAGCCATTCAAATAATGTATGCGTTTGTCTTCGAATTCGTTTCCGTAATTGTATTGGTCGTAAATCGTAAAGAACCAATTCGGTGCTACTGTAAATTCCAACAAGGCATGGAACCAATCCCCGTTAACGTTGTCCGGCTCAAAAAAAGCCGAATCCTGCGATGATGTCATATGCTGCAACTCCATGCGTATAGCATTTGTTTCGCTCGTATTGTAAGTCATATCCAGAATTATAATGTTTGCGTTGACTTTACCGTATTTAGGTGCTCCTTCATTTTCCATTACATCCTTATCATACATAAGACTTACGATATTGAGATTTGTTTTGAAATTTTCAGACCAACGATGAGCAATATCAAAATTTATATCGCGGAAAAAAGTTCTGTCGCCAATTCCCAAAAATGGTGCATCATAAGTGTATTTGTCTATTCCGGTAGAATCAATAGAATTGACTAATGAAAAATTTACATCAAGAGTAGTTCCGTATTTGCCACCTAAGAATGTTTTTCTGGGGATTTTATAAGTAAATTCGGCTTGTACACCTGCTTCGCCATTTGGTTGAGATGCGTAAGGATAGAATGCTGATAGAGCGTAGCCGTGTTGCTTCGTAAGCGGTGGGATGAAATTGATTAACAATTCATTCGACCTTGCTGTTCTGTCGCCCCGGAAATCCATATTGTCCACCCAATGCGTGTTGAGCGAAAAGCCAAATCCATCACCAAAGATGGAACCCGTTAGCAATAGCCCTTGACCCGGATTGTAATTCAGCTTATTCGTACTACTTGGGTCATTATATTTGTAGGAATATTCGGCATCGAACATGAATGACATTGACGAAACTGACAATCGTCCCGAATAAGCAAGCACATTTTCGGGCAATCTGAGAAATGGGTCTCTGTCTGTTTGGAATCTGCTTACAAGGCTACCGCCAAGCCGAACGCTCAAATCATCCGGTAAAATTTCTTCTGCCAATTCATTTAAATCAATATTGAGATTTGCTCCTCTCACAATTCCGGCACCTTTGTCCCAAAATAGACGTTGTTTGCCGAGCAAACCCGTCAATTCTATTCCGGCGGTAGGACGGAATTTGACTCTGATACCATCAACGGCATTGTCAAATCCGAGAGAACGCTCTTCGTAAGCACGGAAAATTAGTCCGCTTCCGAATTGTTCGTAAAAATCACCTGCGGTGATGTCGAGCATTTCGGTATTGTATCGAATATAACGAGAAGCGATGCCTTGCCCTTGAAATCTTGGGTCATATCCTAACAAAGGATTCATATAATTCTCGTAGCGGAAACCGATTTCAATATCTGAATTTCGGTAAATCAAGTTCAAATATGCATTGCTTAGAATTTGCTCATCAACTTTGGGAGCGCCGATTACAGAATCGGCGTTATATGTTTGAGCATCAATTTGAAAATTGCCACTCAAGGTGCCGCCATCGCCAAATCCCTGACTTATGGCATTTTGCGTTCCAATAAATAATAAAATGATTAGAGCAGTATTTATCAATTTCATAATTAGTCCTTTTGTTTAGTTTTGAGCTAAAATTTCTTCTATCAATCGGTTCACTTCCTCTTGCAAACCGTCGGAATTGCCATTTAATTCGAGGTATTGGTCAAAATCTTTCAAAGCGGAATCATATTGCTTGAGATATTTTCTGACAACAGCCCTGCCGTAATAAGCTTTCCCGTAACTTGGGTCATGCTCAATAGCTTTGCTGTAATCTTGCATCGCAAATAAATCGTTTTCCAAATAATAATAAGCATTGCCACGAGCATAATATGCAGTTGCATCCTTTGGATTCATCTCGATTAATTTTGTCAAATCTTCGATAGCTCTGTTATAATCAGATGTTTGGGTGTTGCATAGTGCTCTTGCAAAGTAAGCATCTTTCATGGTCTTATCCAATTCGATAGCTTTGTTAAAATCAAGCAGTGCCTGTCTGTAGCTTCCTGTATAATAATAAGCCAAACCACGCCCGTAGTAACTCGGTGCATAATGGTCGTTTATTTCTATGGCTTTTGTATAATTCTGGATTGATACATCATAATTCTTGCTTTTTAACGCATTATATGCAGTTTGCAATATGCTCTGCTGTTGAGCATGAACACTGAGACAGCCAAAAAATATGATGAGAATCATCAATAATTTTTTCATAAATTCAAATCCTTATCTTTAATCATTTTTAACGCAATTTTAATTTTTCCATCAGCTAAATTAAGAAATTTTTGGGCAGTATCATAATCTGAATCACTTAATTTCATTAATAATGCAGTTTTTACATGCCCTTTTGCATTATCAAGCAAATTTTCTGCTTCGGAATATTCAATTCCGGCTATATCAATGAGAATTCGTTTGGCTCTTTCGCGAAGTTTTTGATTTGTAAGCTGCAAATCTACCATCACATTGCCGTAAGTTTTACCGATTTTTATAAATGAAGTAGTTGTCAGCATATTCAAAATCAACTTTTGGGCTGTTCCGGATTTCATTCTCGTGCTTCCGGCAATCACTTCGGGACCTACATTTGGTGCAATTATCACGTCGGGTGAGACACCATATTTAGTGATGCTCTCTTTTGAAGATGTCGAAATATAAATTGTTGCCGCTTGGATTGATTCAGCATATTTCAAAGCTCCGATTACAAATGGCGTCCTGCCTGATGCTGCAATCCCGCAAATAATATCTTTGTCGGTAATATTCGCTTCAATCAGAGCCTGTTTGCCGGATTCTTCGGAATCTTCTGCGCCCTCTTGCGAACGAAAAACCGCTTCTTTGCCACCTGCAATTATTCCACGGACCATCTCGGGGGCAGCACCAAAAGTAGGAGGACATTCCGAAGCATCAACCACTCCGAGCCTGCCGCTTGTGCCTGCACCTACATAAATCAAATGCCCGCTGTTACGAAAAGCATCTACAATCATTTCTACGGCTTTTTCGATATGCTCCAATTCCATCTGAACGGCAGCAGCCACAGTCTTGTCCTCATCGTTGATGAGAGCCAATATTTCGGCTGTCGTCATTTCGTCAATTGTGACTGTACGACGATTGATTTGCTCGGTTCGCAGTGATGATATTTCGTTAAATAAGTCGCTCGGATGCATGCTTCGGCTTAATTTATTGTTTGATTACACCCTTGTCAATAAATACGACTTTCATATTTAATGGGTCTTGTGGTGGTAAAGGATTTGTTGGTATCGTATTTCGGTAGTCAATATAAAGAAATTGTGCATCATGGGAGAACCAAAGCTCATCGGAATATATTACTCCTTCGTCAGTCCAGAATATTCTGGTTGAAGGTAGTGCTTCCCAATTGCCATAACGATTCTTGTAGTAGCACATTACTGACATATTTTGCGGGTTGTATAATTTGTGCACGGGTACTGCATATTTTTGGAACCATTGGAAACTTGTCGTTTCGTCTTGCTCCCAAAAATTAGGATTAAGCGTGAAATATTCGGTGTGCATGTTGATTTCATAATTTTCGATATAAGTCGGATTTTCTTCAAAACATCCACTTATAGACATCATCAACAGCAATAAAATCGTAATTTTTAAAAATATTTTCATTTTTTCTCCATGTACAATAATCAAAAGACCGTAGAAAGCGATATAAAGTTACAAAATACCCACTTCAATTTTAATATATTTCTTACATCAAATACTCACGCAAAATTAAGTATAATTCCCACGTAGCGACCACATCTCTCATGCAGTATTCGGCTATAACATCGGTTTTGCCGTCGCGGAAAAGTTGTGGCACCATCGAGCCGTCAACACCGGCTGATTTCGGAGATACTATGCCAAAAGCTTGGGAATAGAAATCGAAGTTGTATCGCCGAGTGGGACCGTAAAATGAGCCCGAAAAGAAAGTCAATTGGTCTGCCAAATCAATATGCTTATCGTAATTGAATTTTGTACCTTGCATCAGATTTCGCGATGCTTTCACACGCAACAATGCCGAGCGCAGCATCAAAAAAGGACAATCGAAATTTCTGCCATTGAACGATAGCAAAATCGCCCTTGGGTGCCCTTCGAGCGTTTTCCAAAATTTTTCGAGAATGACTTTTTCATTGCCGGTTAAATTTATCGTTCCATCGGCAAGTTCAGTTTTTTCCAATGGTGAATCTTCGTCAAATGAGTTATTTGCCGAAAAAGCAGATTTGGCTTTGATATCCAATTCGCCTAATTCATTTTTTTGTGCAAAGATTAGCCCAATACAAACTACTTGTGCGGTGAAAGGCGATAGAGACATTTCAAACTTGGTTTTTTCGATTTCCTCTGGTGTATCTGCCCTCCGAATCAGGTATTCTTGCTGCGAACTGCTAAGTTCATCCCAATTGACAGACGATGTTTCTATATCAAAAACTATATATTCATTCATTATTTTCAATTTATAAGTTCTAATTGATTTAAAAATATCAAATTTATAGCGATTGACCTAATTTATTTCTACCGATTTGAAAAAAAAAATGGCTTTCAAATGTAACAAAACGAAGTTTCACTTGTTTTTTACAGTAAGGAGAATTCAGGAAATAAAAAACATGAAAAATTTAAGTTTACAGTTTTCAATTTTGGTGGTGTTGATGTTCCTTTATGCAGATTTGCATAGTGAAGAGATTACGCTCATTAGCCCGGCTACAGGAGCCGTCATTTGCTCAGACGATGCATTAGTCGTGCAATTCGAGGAAATCATGACGCAAGCTGTCGATATTTCCCTCATTGATTTCCAATTCCATGAAAGGAAGCTATTGGCAAAATCATTCACGGGCTCGACTTTCATTTGGGAAATTAACGACCCTGCATGGTATGATAAAGAGATAGGACTTGTAATCGAAAATTCTCAAACACAAGAATTATTGACACAAATAGCCCCACTAAAAATTGCCATATCCCCGAAAATCACTTCCCAAACCGAATCTGCAATTGTTTGCAAAGGCGAACTAATCGTTTTGCAAGTAGATGCCGATGGTAGTGGTCTAAAATATCAATGGTACAGAGACGGTGAATTAATCCCCGATGCAAACAAAACTGCATTGATTTTCGAGAATGCAGAGCATGATTTAATTGGCATTTACCATTGTGTCGTTTCCTCCGATTATTCGTGCCAATCAGTTATGAGCAGTCCTATCAGCGTATTTGTTTCAACAAAAACTCAATTTACAGTTGCACCGCTCAATATTCAATGGACATATAAGGCAACTATAGGATTCAAAGTTGGAATTCACTCTTTGGATTTGGAGGAAGCCAGAAACACAAAATTTCGCTGGTATCGCGATACTTTAAATATTTATACCTTGTCGCCTGAAATCATCGCACTTGAAGATGGCGGCAGAATCAGCGGAGCTTGGTCTGACCATTTAATAATCAAGGATATGATACATTCCGACAGAGGCAGATACTTTTGCATTGCTGAAGGACGCTGCGGAAAGGATACTATTTACACCTTTATTGGTGATGACTTGTTCATGAAAATTACCAACTTAGGATATGATTATAACGATTGTGAAGGCGGCGTTGCCTTTCTCGAAGTTGAGGTTGAAAAATTGGTGGATGCCGAAATTGAATACCAATGGTACAACACAGGGCTGAGACTGATTGAAGAATCAGAAAAATTTGTGGGGACAAAAACATCAAAGCTGCAAATTAATGATGTGCAAAAAGCAGATGCAAAAGCATATTATTGTAGGGTGACAATGCCGAAATATGATATATTTCAAAATTCGGAAATTTTCACAATTAACCCTGCTTACCTTCCTGAAATTATACGCGAGCCGAAAGATTATATAGTACGTGACCGCGAAAATTTATACATCGGACAACTTGCCATTTTGACAGGAATCAGTAGTAATAGAATTTGTAAATTTGAGTGGTTCCGAAATGATACCTTAGTCAACACTGGTTATAGTATGGGAAGTTCGACTTATTTGATCGGACCACCCTGGAATCCTCGTATGGCTGTCCCTACGGACGTCGGGAGATATCACTGCGTTATAACGCACCAATGTACAACATTGACAACTAAATCCGTAAATGTAGTTTGGGGTTATGACGATGTCATTCTATGCAATTTCGAAAAAGGTGTCCTCGAAGTTGATAAAGCTAAAGATGGCGAAGAAAAATACACTTACATTTGGCATAAGGAAAAGAAACCATTTGTACCTAATTTCAGAATTAAAGGCAACGGAACACATAAACTCGAATTTTCTTGGGTAATAGTTGATGATAGTGGTTCGTACGAAGTATGGCGTCAACATAAAGAAAGCGGAGAGCTCGAATATTTGGGCAAAATTTATCTCGAAGTC
The Candidatus Kapaibacterium sp. DNA segment above includes these coding regions:
- a CDS encoding Omp28 family outer membrane lipoprotein, whose amino-acid sequence is MKTLKYIIPSLILISMLFYSCDIIEPPYEENFTPVEIDSTKKKVLIEDITGFRCGNCPEAAALAHEIVELYPNNVIVIAVHAGALAVPTPSRKYNFLTQAGQDIANRFNLPATPYGLINRKAVGGQFLLSPKAWATAATAQIQLDAVYKLELAAEFEGSSKTINLEANVKALAMGANNHFIAAYIIEDSVIQYQQDDRLYPNIHVEDFVHMHVLRSAMNGSWGTELSDEPLLLNQSIKKNLSFTIPEEKDWVPKNLSLVVMIRDNDTEEILQVEKVKLIK
- a CDS encoding helix-hairpin-helix domain-containing protein; protein product: MNLLDIKSKIKSLTMMTGAELTAVFIILSGLAVGLIFNATSGNSNHKSSNNIDSLQKQLISSVTEQFRDSAVGIEVKEMAIVNEIAPESDLLAEAQEVTLAKSENKSVFASKGSVKLIDLNKASRVQLMRLPGIGEKTAEKIIEHRTSNPFSKPEDIMDVKGIGPKKFEKMKDMIEVR
- a CDS encoding ribonuclease H-like domain-containing protein, with the translated sequence MNEYIVFDIETSSVNWDELSSSQQEYLIRRADTPEEIEKTKFEMSLSPFTAQVVCIGLIFAQKNELGELDIKAKSAFSANNSFDEDSPLEKTELADGTINLTGNEKVILEKFWKTLEGHPRAILLSFNGRNFDCPFLMLRSALLRVKASRNLMQGTKFNYDKHIDLADQLTFFSGSFYGPTRRYNFDFYSQAFGIVSPKSAGVDGSMVPQLFRDGKTDVIAEYCMRDVVATWELYLILREYLM
- a CDS encoding T9SS type A sorting domain-containing protein, translating into MKNLSLQFSILVVLMFLYADLHSEEITLISPATGAVICSDDALVVQFEEIMTQAVDISLIDFQFHERKLLAKSFTGSTFIWEINDPAWYDKEIGLVIENSQTQELLTQIAPLKIAISPKITSQTESAIVCKGELIVLQVDADGSGLKYQWYRDGELIPDANKTALIFENAEHDLIGIYHCVVSSDYSCQSVMSSPISVFVSTKTQFTVAPLNIQWTYKATIGFKVGIHSLDLEEARNTKFRWYRDTLNIYTLSPEIIALEDGGRISGAWSDHLIIKDMIHSDRGRYFCIAEGRCGKDTIYTFIGDDLFMKITNLGYDYNDCEGGVAFLEVEVEKLVDAEIEYQWYNTGLRLIEESEKFVGTKTSKLQINDVQKADAKAYYCRVTMPKYDIFQNSEIFTINPAYLPEIIREPKDYIVRDRENLYIGQLAILTGISSNRICKFEWFRNDTLVNTGYSMGSSTYLIGPPWNPRMAVPTDVGRYHCVITHQCTTLTTKSVNVVWGYDDVILCNFEKGVLEVDKAKDGEEKYTYIWHKEKKPFVPNFRIKGNGTHKLEFSWVIVDDSGSYEVWRQHKESGELEYLGKIYLEVKGPPEVRKQFPALIVNEGNYLPKKNCAVYSHGPMLFAQLYYEDAPLGEVEVREITNINHKFHAYYLGGYNTNLQSGIYKYKFWNECGESWSEQFEIINSNYKPSGEVKPGGDDDYVSSVSDFAIPQMFIYPNPARDYLTVHFADLKASVITIRDLLGVEIDKIAIENHSNSVIIDLSGYNLPKGAYFIQATDGSRILYDRFIVE
- the murQ gene encoding N-acetylmuramic acid 6-phosphate etherase, whose product is MHPSDLFNEISSLRTEQINRRTVTIDEMTTAEILALINDEDKTVAAAVQMELEHIEKAVEMIVDAFRNSGHLIYVGAGTSGRLGVVDASECPPTFGAAPEMVRGIIAGGKEAVFRSQEGAEDSEESGKQALIEANITDKDIICGIAASGRTPFVIGALKYAESIQAATIYISTSSKESITKYGVSPDVIIAPNVGPEVIAGSTRMKSGTAQKLILNMLTTTSFIKIGKTYGNVMVDLQLTNQKLRERAKRILIDIAGIEYSEAENLLDNAKGHVKTALLMKLSDSDYDTAQKFLNLADGKIKIALKMIKDKDLNL
- a CDS encoding DUF6029 family protein, producing the protein MKLINTALIILLFIGTQNAISQGFGDGGTLSGNFQIDAQTYNADSVIGAPKVDEQILSNAYLNLIYRNSDIEIGFRYENYMNPLLGYDPRFQGQGIASRYIRYNTEMLDITAGDFYEQFGSGLIFRAYEERSLGFDNAVDGIRVKFRPTAGIELTGLLGKQRLFWDKGAGIVRGANLNIDLNELAEEILPDDLSVRLGGSLVSRFQTDRDPFLRLPENVLAYSGRLSVSSMSFMFDAEYSYKYNDPSSTNKLNYNPGQGLLLTGSIFGDGFGFSLNTHWVDNMDFRGDRTARSNELLINFIPPLTKQHGYALSAFYPYASQPNGEAGVQAEFTYKIPRKTFLGGKYGTTLDVNFSLVNSIDSTGIDKYTYDAPFLGIGDRTFFRDINFDIAHRWSENFKTNLNIVSLMYDKDVMENEGAPKYGKVNANIIILDMTYNTSETNAIRMELQHMTSSQDSAFFEPDNVNGDWFHALLEFTVAPNWFFTIYDQYNYGNEFEDKRIHYLNGSVAYLTGPTRIQVGFGRQRGGIICVGGVCRAVPASNGLFLSLTTSF
- the gcvT gene encoding glycine cleavage system aminomethyltransferase GcvT, with product MIKTTKFTEIHKSLNAKMVEFAGFTMPIQYPGGIIHEHNIIREKVGIFDVSHMGEFEVKGPQALDYVQKITTNDASKLTIGAVQYSAMCYQDGGIVDDLLVYKIADDEYMLVVNGANIDKDWQWCVDNKSGFDITLKNSSDDISLLALQGPFSRDTLSKLTDSDISEENQKFYSYQMGKVAGVDMIISRTGYTGELGFELYFGGDENTAKKVWDALMDAGKEYGIEAVGLGCRDTLRLEKGYCLYGNDIDNTTNTIEAGLGWITKINKGDFNGKEVILKVKENKPSRHLVGFVVAADKFIPRHGYEIFSGDTQIGHVTSGNLSPTLNKPIGMGYVSPEFREAGSSIEIAARGKRFPAEVIKMPFL
- a CDS encoding NifU family protein → MDNDIKRKIQDVIENDIKGFIESDGGKIKFMGFEDGIVKVRLSGACAHCSAIDYTLKGGIEKILQLQLPEVKSVELV
- a CDS encoding tetratricopeptide repeat protein; translation: MKKLLMILIIFFGCLSVHAQQQSILQTAYNALKSKNYDVSIQNYTKAIEINDHYAPSYYGRGLAYYYTGSYRQALLDFNKAIELDKTMKDAYFARALCNTQTSDYNRAIEDLTKLIEMNPKDATAYYARGNAYYYLENDLFAMQDYSKAIEHDPSYGKAYYGRAVVRKYLKQYDSALKDFDQYLELNGNSDGLQEEVNRLIEEILAQN
- a CDS encoding DUF2007 domain-containing protein, giving the protein MSSICPICDSENEVTYDKNKEWEVVYTTNNVIEAEMFAANIEGAEIPVHVMSQIDSTRMFTVGDLAIVKIFVPYPFLLAASRIIKSIEDTDIEG